ggTAAACTTGTGCTGATATTAAAAAGCGGGAAAGCTAAAGGTAAAATAGAGATGCGAGTCAAAGTTTGCACTTTTTGATCCGACGTGTAGCTGCCACGTGTACAATTTATGTAGTGGGGGATCTAAATGGTGGGAAAGGGATCCGGATCTTCCACCAAATTCATTCATTAATCAATCcagatttttgaaatttgagtCAACGATTATAAATagaattgtttttaaaaaattataataattttaactgtttgattaaattttaaaagtttAAATTAGATGATTTGATGAATTTAATGGAAATGGTCCCGAAATGATCTCTTTCCTAAATGGTGAACAGCTTGAGAAGCAACACACAAAAGTAAGATTCGGGTAAAATCTGCTGTTGTCACGTCCCACTTACACCCAACTTTATCAGATAACATGGAGAGGAGGACCCGTGGACAAAggaacctcacaacacaaaatcATATACGTCACCATAATTTtggaccaaaataaaataataatgataactttaacgaaaaactctcggtactgtttactttaacgaaaagcatatttttacactaaaaaaatcaatcatgttaCCATTCATTTAACATTTAtattgttcttatcattaaaactcaaaattttcaagttattttcattagttttcctaataatATATCACCAGTACCTTATAGTTGTGGTGGGAGCGTGGGGTCCACTTTAAAAAGCACAGTATTTTTCGTATCGAGGTATACAGTATATTTACGTAGTATAGAGGAGCAAGGCGAACAAAATATGTattttgagtattcaacttgcAATTTACTTGTTCATATATTGTTCGTATATGGTCAAACAAAGAGTAACTGGAGAGATGAGGTAGACGTAAGCATTTTTTAGGCCGGTCTATAAAATTAGAATCATATGAATGATAACTTgtatttagtttatataatttTTGTATTGCAAATGATATTCTATATTTAAAGGGAGACGGGAGGGTTTGAAAAGTTGAAAAATAAGGCCatttccaaccgaagggtccagagggccagatggccgaaaatagccctaaaaccgtctccaaccgagggctaggccagagggctctggaatctgggagggccccacgggatcggagagggctggagggctggagggctggctgctttcggccagccagccagccccgggctggctttttttttttttaatgttttctattgctgtcggttaaaaccgacagcattaaagaggttttttttttttttaatagttctactattagtgtcggttataaccgacactaatagtttgaatgttttttaatataacggctagtagccgttgtattattaggctttttttttattttttaatgaatttaaacttttttttttccctttttttttccttttcatattaatcaaattttgtttcatattttttttcaattctattttacaaaatttgtttcaatttttttttaaattctatttttttcctataacttctattttacaaaatttgattcatattttttttcctataacttctatttcacaaaatttgtttcataatttttttcaattctatttttttcctaggccatttatacaacattaaattaaattaagtaacatgaaacaacattaaacaatatgaaataacattaaataacattaaccaacatacaaattatacaacataaaaaaacatttaacaacatgaaacttaaacaacatttttaaaaacatttaacaacataaaacttaaaagcctagcagttagatttgaatttaaattgtagtttttaaataataaattatgtttggccctatggtcctttggccctcggttgaagatggttttttgtgaaatggctaaaacgagccctttggccctctggccctcggttggagacggaggcaaatatggccctgtactgttcattaaaatattaatatcttggggaatcttggagggccagagggctcaaacgagccctctggccagccttcggttggagatggcctaagggcTTGAACACCATGGCAATCTGCCACTTGTAAAGTAGAATGTGAATTGCTCTGTTTCATATTAATTGTCTTTAAAtctcaaaagaataaaaaaaatcaataacctTTTAATATTttgccaaaaaataaaaaataaccttTTAATATATTTTGAATATATAGTAGATAAATTTATATCAAACTCTTCATAATCGAAAATGATCCGTATAGTTGCCACcctgattataattatttcaaGTAAAATCCGAAAGAACAGACGAGCTTTGGTATACTTTTATAATAtatacaaaatttagtctaagattattaaaatgaatttaggctaaatttttttttcaataacttttttcaaaaaaaaaatttatgtagattatcataatttaattttatgaacattttaacttaaaaatatttagattctaaTAAAAGTTGAAAGTTCACTAAACCAATCCCatgaaacatgtatttataaagTTTATGGGTGACCTTttgatttaaatattttttttattgttttagctgttgaatttaattttgaaacattaaattttttatatttgatcatattatatatcagccatttaatttaatttatttaatattttaaaattaaatatgtttGAATTTGAACCATTAGATCAACCAACAGTCTCATAATTAAAACTGTCTAAAAAAAAGTGTTGTTGGGCTCATTTTGTGTGGCAGACATTCTCGACGAATCTCACATCCTATCAGCCCTCACGCTTCTCACATGTTGATATATCGCCTTGCTACGGTCTGCACCTTTCCATGCACGTCCATGCACATAAGGTGGGCTAGCCCTTTAACCCTTGATGGAATTCTGGGTTAAATTTGCCCATATTATAAGTTTTAACCTAAACATATTTTAGGCCAACCATTAAAAAATGATTGtgttagtttaaaatttttagattttaacccAAGTGTTAGAGATAtctgggtgcgtttggtacgcagacgggacggaacgggacgggacgggacgggacgggacggaacgggacgggacaggacggaacgaaggtgtaatttttgaaaaagacatggggtatatttgtcttaaaatggtaaaacattgtgttccacatacgtggaacaaacccgttccagggggtggaggtgggacgcaaaaacacccaaaatctgtcccgtggaacagcccgttccacccatttttggcgcaccaaacgcgggacggaacgcctcgtcccgttccgttccgtcccgtcccacgtaccaaacgcacccttaaggaCTTTATTCATCTAAAGAGAACGGGTCGGATTACCCAACGGGTTGTCGGCTTTCCACCGCCGCTGAAGAAAAGCGTAAACAATAATGAAATTGGGGGCTTAATATAATTTGGTGAAGTGGGAGAGAATAGGGGTTAGTTGGTTTCGGAGGCAAAATTAAAGATTGCGTGGATGGTCCGATCGCATGGCCTCTTTACCTCCTCCCCTTGAGTCTCACCTTCCTCTCTCGCCTGACCCAGGTCAGTCTTCTCcagtccaatccaatccaatttcCCCAATTCCCATTTTTCCATTTTTATTACAAGCTTGGGTGcacctttaatttttttgttttttttttctttcgatttTGGTCTGTTTGTTTGCTGGGAAAATGCGGGAAAGCAAAAATATATGCAAAATGTTGAATCTTTGGATGATTGTCTTCAATATCTGTGTTGCCCCGAATATTTGTGAAGtgggttttatgaatttgaactaaatttgatttctttttgtttaatttcatgTGAAAGTTAGCTGTTTTTTGGGTGGACTGCAGGTGAAAAACCCCTAAATCATGAAACCCAGTTGCCAATGGCTCCTATTCATATAGTTACTCATGCATCTCAGCTGCCTGCTGAGTTCTTGGAGCCATCAGCTGAAAGGCCATTGATCATTGGTTTCGATTGCGAGGGAGTTGACCTCTGTCGCCATGGAACTCTCTGTATTATGCAGGTATGtcaaattgatattttctctGTAATTTTATGGATTTTGTATCAGCTTCGACTTTGGGTCCAACCAACCTCATTTATTAGTTGTTTGTCTAATCTAAGCAAAGGCATATAGGGCCCGTTTGGAAATGCTTCTGTAGGAACCGCTTTTGCTTCTATACGTtgacacttgaagtgctttcatTAGAAGCAAgttgaaattttattaaaattccaAATGCTTGCTGAAAAAAACAATTGGAAGTTATCTGGAAAAGCACGTAGCACGTGCTTCTCCAGAATATGTTTATATGACTGCGAAGCGCTTTGAAGCTTTTTTGCTAATAGCCTACTTCAAAAAagtaagtaaataaaaaaactaagagAAACAGTTCATTGCTTCCCAAATTGGTTGTCCTTTCGCTTTCTGGTTAGATTTCTAGGATTTACatgtattttttgtttatcGGAAGTATATAATGAAGGCAATCTCTTGTATGTAATTTTCTGCTATTTTAATATACTGGAAGTGTTTGTTTCTGCCAGCTTGCATTCCCAAATGCTATATATCTGGTTGATGCCATTCAGGGAGGGGTGATGCTTATCAATGCCTGTAAGCCTGCACTTGAGTCTCCCTACATCACCAAAGTCATTCATGACTGCAAACGAGATAGTGAGGTCTCTGATAAGTTTTATTTGCATCCCAGCTTGTACCTTTTTGTTACAAGACATTTTATTGCTggtattgatttttgttttatttttacagGCCTTGTACTTTCAGTTTGGCATCAAGTTGAACAATGTTGTAGATACCCAGGTGAGCATCCTTTATCACTTGTCAGAAATTTCTACGTATTTTTCGATGTGAAATCTAACATAAAAAGAATCCTTATCTGTCCTTAGACGGAGAGAAGTTTAATCTACGGGGACTAAATTGAAATTTAGTTTGAGGACCTGTCCATAGTGGGCTGGCTTAGAATGGCACTGACATCACTTACAAATACATCTCTATGTGTTCTCGTTTGAATCTAACCTTTTCTGATATGTGGCTTGCTTTTGTGGTCTTGATAATTCTTCGAAACCACTTGTATTGAAGGTTGGCCTGATAGTAGTGCTTCATCAACTCCTACTCCTGTGCCTAGTCGACCTTTAACTTTTATAAACATATGGTTTATCTTTGGTACAATCTAATGATCGATATGATTCTTAATTGGATCTCTCTAGCTATCTATATTTGTTTGTTAGGCATGATGGTAgatagaaaaataatataatttttggCTTTCAGATTGCCTATTCACTGATAGAGGAGCAAGAAGGACAGAAAAGAGTGCTAGTTGATTATATATCATTCGTTGGCCTCCTTGCTGATCCACGCTATTGTGGTATTAtatattttgtggtatccattgaAGTTTCTGTTTTTTATCATATTTCCATATACTTTCGGATTACATTGATTTGATGAAAATAGCTtatgcttttgttttctaagagTTTCAAATTGATCATAAGAATAATTTGTTTGAAAGTTCATTCATCAAGTACCGCACCCAAGTATTTCATGTTATCCAATTACATTCAAAAGTTTTCGGGATGACAAAATTAGACATGGAGACATGATGAATTGGATTCTTAGGCTTTGATCTTCACACGATGGCTTCAGTTTTCACTTTAATAGTCTGATTGCAGGAATATCTTATCTTGAGAAGGAAGAAGTTCGTTTCCTCCTTAGGCAGGTTAGTTTCAACTTCATAACAATTGTTCTGGATTCCATTTATTATCTTTTTCTCCCTGTCTTGATTTTCCATATAAAATACATTGAAGGTTAAGTCGGTGTGATGGTAGACGGGGAAAATGATTATGAGATTACAGCCTGATGAAAAAGGTTTCGAAAGAAGTGGTTTGCACTTAGATTATCAACAACAGAGCATTGACCATAACTTAAATTTGCATAGTTTGATGTTGAATCGTATACACTTTACATCTTATAGTCATATTACATCATTTTGAACTAGGGT
Above is a window of Malus sylvestris chromosome 15, drMalSylv7.2, whole genome shotgun sequence DNA encoding:
- the LOC126603388 gene encoding uncharacterized protein LOC126603388 isoform X1 encodes the protein MASLPPPLESHLPLSPDPGEKPLNHETQLPMAPIHIVTHASQLPAEFLEPSAERPLIIGFDCEGVDLCRHGTLCIMQLAFPNAIYLVDAIQGGVMLINACKPALESPYITKVIHDCKRDSEALYFQFGIKLNNVVDTQIAYSLIEEQEGQKRVLVDYISFVGLLADPRYCGISYLEKEEVRFLLRQDPNFWTYRPLSEQMVRAAADDVRFLLHIYYKMMEKLNQQSLWYLAIRGALYCRCFCISDNNFADWPCLPPIPDNLKVEGNAPEEEILSVLDVPPGKMGRVIGRRGASILAIKESCNAEIFMGGNKGPPHKVFIIGPVTQVRKAEAMVRGRMMDVQYY